ACTTCGCCGCCACCGTCACCTCCATCCTCTGCGGCGACGCCTACTGGCAGTCTTCGCGCATCGCCGAAGTTTGCCCGCCGCTCGGAGCGGCCACGCCGCTCACCCAGCAGGCCGGAAAGAACACCAGCGAGAACTGGGACGGTTCCACCGGAGCCTGCCCTGGCTTCTACGTCAATCGTGAGCCTTTCCTTGACGTCATCCGCATGCACCGCGCCGAGGTCAACAACATCGGCAAGTCGAAGTCTTCGGCTGAGCCTTTTGTCGCGCCGCAGCTTCAGGAGCTCATCGACGCCAGCCGCGACGCCTGGGACGGCGCACTTTCCCACGGCGAAAAGTTCGGCTACCGCAACTCGCAGGTCACCGTGCTCGCACCCACCGGAACCATTGGCTTCATGATGGACTGCGACACCACCGGCATCGAGCCCGACCTCGCCCTCGTCAAGTACAAGAAGCTCGTCGGCGGCGGCATGATCAAGATCGTCAACAACACCGTTCCCTCCGCGCTCTTCAAGCTCGGCTACACCAACGCTGAGGTCGATGCCATCGTCAGCTTCATCGACGCCACCGGCACCATCGAAGGCGCTCCGCACGTCAAGCCCGAGCACCTCGCCGTCTTCGACTGCTCCTTCAAGGCCGCCAAGGGAACCCGCTCCATCCACTACATGGGCCACATCAAGATGATGTCGGCCACCCAGCCCTTCCTCTCCGGAGCCATCTCGAAGACCGTCAACCTTCCTCACGACGCCACCGTCGACGAGATTGCCGAAGCCTACATTGAATCCTGGCGTCAGGGCCTCAAGGCCGTCGCTATCTATCGTGACGGATCCAAAGGCTCGCAGCCGCTCAACGTCTCTGCCGATGACAAGAAGTCGGAGAAGAAGACCGAGGCCGTCGCCAGCGAAAGCACTGCTGTTCTCGCCGCCGCTGAAGCCAGGCTCAACGCCCAGGCACACCAGATCGCCGAGCTCGAGCTTCAGATCAAGACCATCACCGAGGCGGCCAACCGCAACTCCGACGCCATCGACGCGCAGGCCCCGCCTCGCGCCGTTCGCAACCGCCTGCCCGCCGAGCGCGCCAGCGTAACCCACAAGTTCGGCCTCTCCGGACACGAGGGCTACATCACCGTCGGCCTCTATCCCAACGGCCAGCCCGGCGAAATCTTCATCCGCATGGCCAAAGAAGGCTCCACCGTCTCCGGACTCATGGACTCCTTCGCCACCGCCGTCTCGCTCGCGCTGCAACACGGCGTGCCTCTCAAGGTGCTCTGCGAGAAGTTCGCGCACACTCGCTTCGAGCCCTCCGGCTGGACCGGCAACGAGCAGATCGGCTACGCCAAGTCGATCATGGACTACATCTTCCGCTGGCTGCAGATCCGCTTCCTCTCCGGCCAGCAGCTCTCACTCTTCGCCGGACTCGCACCGCAAGCGGCAGTCCCGGTCGAAGGAACGGTCAATGCACCCGGCAACCACGTCATCCCCTCGCTGAGTGCCAGTGTGGATGAAGGTGTCATTCCGAGCGAGCGTAGCGAGTCGAGGAATCCCCGCATTCCTTCGGAAGCGCCGAGCTTCTACGCCCCCGAAAACACCTACACCACCACACCACCCCAGCAGGGAATCGCCCCCGATCCAACTAGTCCCTCGGCCCTGGGCTCTAGTCCCTTATCCATGGAGGACCGCGGAATCTATCACGCAGCCAATGCGCTCAAGTCCATGGTCGACATGGGCGACGCCCCAAGCTGCGCCACCTGCGGAGCCATCATGACCCGCAACGGCTCCTGCTACCGCTGCATGGAGTGCGGAAGCACCAGCGGCTGCAGCTAGTACCTGATTTTCTCAGGTCGACACTTCGAAGAAAGGAGGCGAGTAGCTTGGCAGGAACGAATAAAACACATACCGGGTATCGCGACTCCGGCAATGGTCAGTTTATTAGTAAGACCAGCTTTGAACGTCGTAACCCGAGCACAGTTGAAAAAATCCGGATTCCTAATCCAGGACACGGAAATAGTAAATAAGTCGATTCCTAAAAGAGCCCCGGTAAGGGGCTCTTATAGCGTAGGAAAAGCTTTGAACGTTTGGTATTGGAGGCGGTGTGAGCAATCAAACCCATTCATCTCCGGAAGACAGCGAGATAGTTGTTGGATTGGTCTGTGCTGTTGGTGTGAATTACAAACAGTGCGTACATGTCATAGAAGCTGAATTCAGAAAGATGGGGTATGTACCGCGGCTGGTTCATTTGAGTGGCCTGATGGATACTTTGGCTCAGCAATTTGAGCTTGAACCAATAAAGAGCGGATTGTCTGAACTTGAACGCATTCGTGCAAGAATGAATATGGGGAACGCTCTCCGTGAAAAAACAAAGAAGAACGATCTGATCGCATTGTCGGCGATACAACAGATTAATAGTTTGCGCGAGAACAATGGCCCGGCATTGGGAACAGTCAATATTTTGGCAACACTCAAGCGCCCTGAAGAAGTGAGAGCTCTCCGACGAGTTTATGGGGCTGGTTTTTTTCTAATAGGTCTTCACGACAGTGAAGCTGGTCGAATAAATTACTTAGTCGACAATCAAGGAATTGATAAAGTATCTGCAAAACGCTTAATGGACGATGATCAAGACGATCACAAGTCGGCAGGTCAACTAACTCGTGAAACTTACTATCTGTCGGATGTATTCGTAAGTCTGGAAAGAAAGCGTTATAAAGAGCAGATTTCGCGGTTTGTGGAATTGTTGTTTTCGCATCCCTATCACACACCAACCCGCGATGAATATGCCATGTTTATGGCGTTTGCTGCATCGCTGAAATCTGCTCAGCTAGGTCGCCAAGTAGGAGCGTCAATTGTCTCAGAAGTGGGCGACGTGGTCGCATTGGGTTGCAACGATGTCCCTAGACCCGGTGGCGGTCAATACTGGTGCGAAGACTCAGATGATAAGAGAGATCATGTCTTGCGCAGGGACACGAACGATGTTCAAAAAAAGCTTATTCTCAGAGACCTTCTTTCGAGATTTGGTTGTGATGGACAGACTGATGGGGAGATTGAGGAAAAGGCAAAAGGTTCGCTGCTCGCAGATATTACAGAATTTGGACGTGCGATGCATGCGGAAATGGATGCGCTAATGTCATGTGTGCGCAATGGGATTACCGCGAGAAATGGAATCCTATATACAACGACCTTTCCCTGCCATAATTGCGCTAGACACATATTAGGGGCTGGCATCAGCCGAGTTGTCTATATTGAACCATATGCCAAGAGCGCTGCCCTAGATTTACACTTTGATGGCATCACAGTTGATAAGTTTAACGACAATAAAAAGAAATCAACAGCTGGAAGTCGAGGTAAGATTCCATTTGAGTCGTTCGTAGGCGTTGGTCCAAGACGATACAGCGATTTGTTCATCATGAACCCTAGTTATGGGTTGGGCATCAAACGTAAACGTGACGGAAAAACAATACCGTGGCCAAAGGATGGCAAGAAACCGAGATTGCCAATGCACGTCACTTCATATCTTCAACGTGAACAACTGTCAGTTGACGAAATGAAAGTGCTAACCGCCGAAGGGAGACGGCGAAATGGCGACAAAAGCGCAAACAGCAGAATTTCAAAAGTTCCAGCGGCATCTAGAGCGAAACGCTCGTGATTTAGAAACTTGGCCGAACTGGATGCGTGACGCTGGGCGAGCGTCGATGGGACTTAAAGCAGATCGGTCGTCTAAAACCGATAAATTTGTAAATAGCGAACGCCCTATTCCCTCTGTTAAAAAAGTTTCTAAGTAAGGTCGTGCTCTCCAAGATAGATGGTCACATCTAACTTCACAATTGGGTGGGGTGAGTGCCTACATTTGTCCCATCCTTGTCGTGGAGCGAAGCTCGAACTCTGGAACCTCCATCTCATCTACGGTGTCCAAGCAAACATGGAGGACTCACCTCATGTCTAGCAGGAAACTCCGCACCGAAATCAACGTCACCCCGCTCATCGACATCCTTCTTGTACTGCTGATCATCTTCATGGTCATCCAGCCAGTCGCGGTTCGCGGTCTCGACGCGCTTCTTCCTCAACCTCCTAAATCTCCCGATCACTCGGATCAGTCGCAGGCAATCGTGGTTCAGCTCCTCGGCGATAGAGAACATGGCGTCACCTACAAGATCAACGAGACTCTCTTAGGCAAACGCGAAGTCGAACAGAAGCTCACCGAGATCTTCGCCACCCGAAGAGACAAAGCGATGTTCATCAAAGGCGATGCCGACCTGGACTTCTCACAAATCGCCGAAGTCATCGACTACGGTCATCAGGCCGGTGTGGACAACATCGGAATCATCACTCCACGAACCACCAATCCCCAATAAATCCGGGGTGCGTTCGAGCTGATGCTCGAACGCCTTGTTAAGGGCACGGCTTCAGCCGTGCCGCAACAGTCACTAGAGAAAAGCGGCTTTAGCCGCTGAGGTACGTTTACAATCGCCGCATGGCGATCCCGAGCCGCACCGCCAAGCCCGGCACCTACTTCATCACGACAGCTACTCACAATCGTCGAAGACTCTTCCAGGTCGAGAGCAATGCCGAACTCCTTCTCGAAACCATCGACCACTACCGTGCCAGCTATCTGCTGCATGCCTATGTCGTCATGCCTGACCACGTCCACTTGCTTATCACTCCGACTGACATCACAATCGAGCGAACCATGCAGCTCATCAAAGGTGGTTTCTCCCACGGCATGTCCTCGAAGCTTCCTGTCTGGCAGCGAGGCTTCACCGACCATCGCATTCGCGACGTAGACGACTATGTCATTCGCTTGAACTATCTTCATCAAAATCCAGTCGAAGCCCGCCTGAGCGACACACCCGAAACCTACCCTTTCTCTTCCGCTAATCCGAAGCTTCGTCTCGACGAGTACCTCAGCGGCTAAAGCCGCTCTCCTGTGCACAAGGCATCGGCACGGCTAAAGCCGTGCCCTTAACAAGTCTGTGCATCAAAGTGATGCATACAAGCTCGTTAGAGTGTGTTCTCGAAACCTTCCCAGAACCCCGCTGACGCATCTAATCAGAAGGAGGGCTATCCGTGCGCTACCCATCTTCCACTCAAACCATCTCGCTCCTTACCTTAGCCTTTGCCATCTACAGCCTGAGCGCCTCCGCCCAGAACACCCAGACTCCACCGGCCTCCTCCCAACCTGCCAATCAAACTCAGACCCAAACCCGCAGCCCTGGCGGAGACGTCGGCAGTGGAGCCGGTGATGTCGGCAAGGGCACTGCCAAGGGAGCAGGAGCCGCAGCCAAGGGTGTCGGCAAAGGCGCTGGCGATCTTGTCACCCTCCATCCTATCGACGCTGCCGGTGACGTTGGCAAGGGAGCAGTCGGCGCCGGAAAAGACGTCGGCGTCGGAGCTGCGAAGGGGACCGGAAAAATCGCCAAGGGTACAGGTCGCGGTATCGGCAAAGCCTTCCACCACGGCCATCACAATGAGACGACCTCGTCCTCATCCAACCCACAAAACTAAAGTCGCCAATTGCGCACTTGCCCCTCTATCTCGCGCAGATTAATCTAACTCCGGTTCTATTGTTTCCATCTTGCGGTACGGAGAGCGATTGATGCGTCGTCCTGTCTTTGTATTCCTCAGCCTTGTTCTTCTCACCGTGTCGTGCGCCTTCGCGCAGCAGCAACTTACCAACGTCTACGTTACGGGCGACAATAACGGCTTCAGCGCCGCAGGTGCGAACGACTCCGCAATCGATCTCAAGAAATCCCTGACCAACAAGAAGACCCTGCGCGTTGTCGACTCCCCGGCAGAGGCCGACATCATCGTTCGCATCGACTCCCGCGATTCGCACAAAGAGGTGGATGGTTACACCACGAATACCAATCGAAGCGACGACGGTCGATCCTCTACTCGAACCACCACCACGAATGACAAGACCGTCCGGAATCTCCACGCTACGCTTATGGCTGGCACCTTCACCCAGGCTCTCACCGCTCAAAGCGAGATGAGCTGGCGCTTCGCCGCCGACAACATCGCCGGACAAGTCGAACGCTGGACCCGCGAAAACTATTCCAAGCTGATGGCTCGCCGTGCCTCAGGAGGAAACATCGCTCCTCTTCCTTCATCGTCCGATCAGACTTCCGCACCGCCTCCGTCTCCCGATTCATCTGACCAGACTGACGAGTCCACGATCCACCCCGGCATGACCCCCGACCAGGTCACCAAGGCCCTCGGGGAGCCACAGAAGAAGGTGAACTTCGGAACGAAGTCCCTCTGGACCTACAAAGGTATGCAGGTCGTCTTCGAGGGTGGAAAAGTTACCGATGTAAAGTTCTAGCCTCTCCAAAACCTGTCAAGCCCCAAACCTGCATAACTCCATGAATTCAGAAGAGAACCACGTTGCGAATTTACCCCTCTCGTCTCGCTACAATTAAAGGAGATAAAGGAGACGCAGGAATCGCCGTTTCGAAAACCTAAGATATTCGCAAACTGTAGTCCGGACCTATGTCTTTATTTTGGAATACTTTGCGCGAAAAGTGACGGGGTGGGGTGTCCGGTAGCAGTACGATAGAACGGAACCCAAAGAAACGAGTACCTGCACCATGAATCGAAGAAAGTTTATTGGACTCAGCTCGACGGCTGCCCTTGCTGCTGTGCAACCGCGTTCGGCCCATTCGCTTCCACCCGCCTCCGCCGATCAGCGCCCCAACTTCCTCTTCATCATCGCGGACGACATGATGTTCCGCACCATCAACTCCATTAACAACCCTGAGGTCCATACTCCGAACCTCGACAAGCTGGTCCATTCTGGCTGCCACTTCACCCACTGCTTCCATCAGGGAGGATGGTCCGGCGCAGTTTGCGTTCCCAGCCGCACCATGCTGAATACGGGACTCTCAACCTTCCGCGCCCACCGCAGCGACTCTGACAATCAGGCAGTCGCCACTCCGGTCTGGGGCCAAACCCTGCGTGAAGCCGGTTACGACACCTATATCGCCGGCAAGTGGCACCTCGATGCTGTCTCACTCCAGCGATCCTTCAGCGAGATGGGCCCCGTGGCCCCCGGTTATCTTCCCTCGACACCGGACATGTATAACCGCCCTGCGCCCGGCAACAACTGGAGCCCAACAAACCAATCCCTCCTGGGGCACTGGTTGAAAAAAGGAATTTGGCTCAATCATCGCGGTGACGAAACGATCCAGCACTCGAGCGAGCTATACGCCGACGCAGCCATCGAGCACCTGACCAAAGCCGTGCCCAAGAAGACGAATCCCTTCTTCATGTATATCGGCTTCAACGCTCCTCATGATCCGCGCCAGGCCCCGCAGGAATATCTCGACATGTATCCCGTCGAGAAGATCGCCGTTCCTCCGAACTTCTTGCCGGAACATCCCTTCGATCAAGGCGAACACAAGACCCGAGACGAACTGCTGGCTCCGTTCCCGCGCACCGAATACGACATTCGTGTCCATCGCCGCGAGTATTACGCGATTATCACGCACATGGATGCGCAGATTGGC
This portion of the Edaphobacter sp. 4G125 genome encodes:
- a CDS encoding vitamin B12-dependent ribonucleotide reductase codes for the protein MATISKKTTPAAAVEQTTTPTSTAATKRAPGLAFSRHFTRAGVSPFDEVTWELRDAVIQDFKGRTIFEQKNVEVPSDWSMTATNIVASKYLHGQLGTPERETGVRQLVTRVAESIRDWGLEGGYFASAEDATVFFDELSHLLLNQKVAFNSPVWFNVGCDRLEPNSDAQNWHWNPHTCAIEFSVTGYKKPQCSACFINSVNDSLDSILTLAKTEGMLFKWGSGTGSNLSSIRGSMETLSGGGVASGPLSFMRGFDAFAGVIKSGGKTRRAAKMVILNVDHPDIIDFIECKQKEEAKAYTLVQAGYDGSGPDSEAYSSIFFQNANNSVRVTDEFMQAVEADATFSTRTVKGRTPVQEYRARDIMNKIAEATWQCGDPGMQYDTTINRWHTSKNTGRINASNPCSEYMFLDDSACNLASFNLLKFLTPGGQFDIVAYRKAIGIVTTAMEIIVDSAGYPTESIAKNSHDYRPLGLGYANLGALLMAFGLPYDSDAGRDFAATVTSILCGDAYWQSSRIAEVCPPLGAATPLTQQAGKNTSENWDGSTGACPGFYVNREPFLDVIRMHRAEVNNIGKSKSSAEPFVAPQLQELIDASRDAWDGALSHGEKFGYRNSQVTVLAPTGTIGFMMDCDTTGIEPDLALVKYKKLVGGGMIKIVNNTVPSALFKLGYTNAEVDAIVSFIDATGTIEGAPHVKPEHLAVFDCSFKAAKGTRSIHYMGHIKMMSATQPFLSGAISKTVNLPHDATVDEIAEAYIESWRQGLKAVAIYRDGSKGSQPLNVSADDKKSEKKTEAVASESTAVLAAAEARLNAQAHQIAELELQIKTITEAANRNSDAIDAQAPPRAVRNRLPAERASVTHKFGLSGHEGYITVGLYPNGQPGEIFIRMAKEGSTVSGLMDSFATAVSLALQHGVPLKVLCEKFAHTRFEPSGWTGNEQIGYAKSIMDYIFRWLQIRFLSGQQLSLFAGLAPQAAVPVEGTVNAPGNHVIPSLSASVDEGVIPSERSESRNPRIPSEAPSFYAPENTYTTTPPQQGIAPDPTSPSALGSSPLSMEDRGIYHAANALKSMVDMGDAPSCATCGAIMTRNGSCYRCMECGSTSGCS
- a CDS encoding anti-phage dCTP deaminase, with protein sequence MSNQTHSSPEDSEIVVGLVCAVGVNYKQCVHVIEAEFRKMGYVPRLVHLSGLMDTLAQQFELEPIKSGLSELERIRARMNMGNALREKTKKNDLIALSAIQQINSLRENNGPALGTVNILATLKRPEEVRALRRVYGAGFFLIGLHDSEAGRINYLVDNQGIDKVSAKRLMDDDQDDHKSAGQLTRETYYLSDVFVSLERKRYKEQISRFVELLFSHPYHTPTRDEYAMFMAFAASLKSAQLGRQVGASIVSEVGDVVALGCNDVPRPGGGQYWCEDSDDKRDHVLRRDTNDVQKKLILRDLLSRFGCDGQTDGEIEEKAKGSLLADITEFGRAMHAEMDALMSCVRNGITARNGILYTTTFPCHNCARHILGAGISRVVYIEPYAKSAALDLHFDGITVDKFNDNKKKSTAGSRGKIPFESFVGVGPRRYSDLFIMNPSYGLGIKRKRDGKTIPWPKDGKKPRLPMHVTSYLQREQLSVDEMKVLTAEGRRRNGDKSANSRISKVPAASRAKRS
- a CDS encoding biopolymer transporter ExbD, with the translated sequence MSSRKLRTEINVTPLIDILLVLLIIFMVIQPVAVRGLDALLPQPPKSPDHSDQSQAIVVQLLGDREHGVTYKINETLLGKREVEQKLTEIFATRRDKAMFIKGDADLDFSQIAEVIDYGHQAGVDNIGIITPRTTNPQ
- a CDS encoding REP-associated tyrosine transposase, with protein sequence MAIPSRTAKPGTYFITTATHNRRRLFQVESNAELLLETIDHYRASYLLHAYVVMPDHVHLLITPTDITIERTMQLIKGGFSHGMSSKLPVWQRGFTDHRIRDVDDYVIRLNYLHQNPVEARLSDTPETYPFSSANPKLRLDEYLSG
- a CDS encoding sulfatase-like hydrolase/transferase — translated: MNRRKFIGLSSTAALAAVQPRSAHSLPPASADQRPNFLFIIADDMMFRTINSINNPEVHTPNLDKLVHSGCHFTHCFHQGGWSGAVCVPSRTMLNTGLSTFRAHRSDSDNQAVATPVWGQTLREAGYDTYIAGKWHLDAVSLQRSFSEMGPVAPGYLPSTPDMYNRPAPGNNWSPTNQSLLGHWLKKGIWLNHRGDETIQHSSELYADAAIEHLTKAVPKKTNPFFMYIGFNAPHDPRQAPQEYLDMYPVEKIAVPPNFLPEHPFDQGEHKTRDELLAPFPRTEYDIRVHRREYYAIITHMDAQIGRILDALNASGKAKNTYVIVTADHGLAVGEHGLMGKQNQYECSMRMPFIMVGPTIKAGKRVDEMVYQHSMYATTCDLAGVEIPKHVEFPSLKPILHSDNPQPINDAMYGRLTDLQRSIRTKQHKLIFYPRLNRYQVFDLEKDPWEMHDLVDDSSYAGVKQDLIQKLKEKQKELGDPLDIDHPSKSTA